The Drosophila sulfurigaster albostrigata strain 15112-1811.04 chromosome 3, ASM2355843v2, whole genome shotgun sequence genomic sequence AAAGTCCATCGCACCGAATTGCACATCCAAATAGCCAATGTTATTTAAAGCATTATCGCCTGGCATCTCCACTGCGGTCGATGGAATCTTCGATGGCGGCGGCAGCTTGACACGTGCCCGACGCAACGGAGCCTGCTGCGACTgatcgctgctgttgccgcctgTAGGCGTGCCACCAACACTGCTACCAGGCGCCGAGGCAAACACATTTGCATAGGTGCTTGGATACTGCGTTGACGCTGTGCCACCACTGCTCTGGAACGCCAACGaaggctgttgttgctgttgtgcagcagcggccgctgctgctgctgcggcagccGCCACGGCAGCTGCAGCGGTTGTTGGACTGGCGCCCTGTGACGTCAGCGAGTTGAAATACTGAGATTGTTCCGCTGAAAGTGTCGCCGATGGCTTCAGTGgcgtctgctgttgctgctgctgttgttgcaactgttgctgtgcCTGCTGTTGAGCCTGTTGCACCAAGGTGGCAGCCGCCGACGCCGCACTGGAGAATGAATCGGCAGCCACGTTGCTCGCATAGCTTGACGCATTCAACGCCACATTGCTAACCGAGCCGGGCGCAGCGCTGCTAGGCGTGCTCACCGCTGCCGATTGCAGTTGTGGCGGCGGATTACTAACCGCTGCGCTGTACTGCATCATGGGCGTGGTGGCGGATGACGTAGCTGGCGccgtgctgttgctgctgtcctCGAGATGAGATCCTTGATGATGCTCCAGGCCTGGGGGTGCCGATAACTCGCCCGCTGTCAACGAGGAGCCGCCAGCAACAACGTTGCCGGCTACCTGCGAGTTTAGATTGCTCGTGGTAAACACTTTGCTGTCCTTCAGCGAGCCCTCATACTCCTCGTTGTTCCAATCGCCCCAGGCATCGTCGTGCgcctgctgatgctgctgcttctctgcATTCTGAGCTATGGTGTTGTCCCACAACTCCACCTCGTGATGATCCTCGTTGTTAGCATTGTTACGTGCACCAAAGCCGCGTTCACCGCGTGGTCCACCGCTGCGGCCGCCCATGCGTCCGCCACCGCGGCCCGGACGTGACATGAAGCCGCCCCCGCGACCGCCGTCACGTCCACCGGCACCGCCAGGACCACCAGCACCACCGCGTGGCCCATTACGCTGGCCGCGATAGTTGTCATTGGCGCGATCCTCGCCACGATCGCCGCCACGAGATTCACGCATATTGCGATCATTCTCACGCGCCTCTCTGCCGCGCCCTAAGGGAAAACGAACATGGAAAGTAATATTTAGTTAGTTAAAGCCTGTAAAGAAGTGTGTTTGCTGTGGTAGAAGCTACACTATAAAATGACGGACATATAGATGGACGCGGCTTAGCATGGCGCTGATCAACCAAGAGTATAGTTTAAGGGGACGGTTACACCTTTACATATTCTACTTTTTTGCATACgacaattaatgaaaattaaatgactTACAGCCGCGACTGTCGGTGCCACCGCGTCCACCGCGATTGGCACTGCGATTGCGTGACTTCTCGCGCCTGTCCGCGTTGGCGTTGCCATCGGCCCAGTCGCCATCCCCGCCGGCGCCATCCGCCACAGCATTTGCAGCCTTGTTCTTGCGCTTCTTCTCGTACTTGGCAAACGCGCCCTGTGaacgaacacacacagaagagagtatataagtatatgtttgtatatttattatatatattaagtaatTTGTTTCGCAATTTGACTACTTGCCTGTGGTAGAATCTCAATCAAGAAATTGGCTGCCGCCTGCAAGTCATAGTCACACTCGTTCAAGGCGCAACACACTTCCTCCTCGGAACGTTGAGTCATAGTCAACAAGAGCGTGACCTTTTCATTGATCTGCGGATCCTCTGTGGTGCTGCTATTGGTGATCTGAGCCAGGCGCAACTGTTCCGTGGTAGCCTTCGGTTGTGCCTTCTCTGCTTTCTCTGTCTTGTTTGCATCGTTTGTCTTCTTGTTGTTCAATGTTGCGGCTGCATGTGTGACGCCTCCAGCATCGCTGTTATTGATGTTGCCACCGCCACTGCTATGGCCGCCGCCTCCACCGCCAAGATTGGCGGAATTTGACTTTTTCTGAGTGCGaccgccgccgcctccgccCCCCGAACGAGTTTGTTGTGTGCTCATCTCTATGTACactgtatatacaaattagctgcaataaaacaaagagAATTTGCAAAAAAGGTCGTAAGTACGATTTAAATTTCGAGAATTTATCACACAAGATTTCACTTTATAACAAACGTGGAACAAAACTTGAAAGCTTGgttaaattaacaaaagcGTTGCCTACTCTCCTataaaatgcttttgtttcgttttctcGTCACTTTTGTT encodes the following:
- the LOC133842526 gene encoding protein lingerer isoform X6, which translates into the protein MSTQQTRSGGGGGGGRTQKKSNSANLGGGGGGHSSGGGNINNSDAGGVTHAAATLNNKKTNDANKTEKAEKAQPKATTEQLRLAQITNSSTTEDPQINEKVTLLLTMTQRSEEEVCCALNECDYDLQAAANFLIEILPQGAFAKYEKKRKNKAANAVADGAGGDGDWADGNANADRREKSRNRSANRGGRGGTDSRGWRGREARENDRNMRESRGGDRGEDRANDNYRGQRNGPRGGAGGPGGAGGRDGGRGGGFMSRPGRGGGRMGGRSGGPRGERGFGARNNANNEDHHEVELWDNTIAQNAEKQQHQQAHDDAWGDWNNEEYEGSLKDSKVFTTSNLNSQVAGNVVAGGSSLTAGELSAPPGLEHHQGSHLEDSSNSTAPATSSATTPMMQYSAAVSNPPPQLQSAAVSTPSSAAPGSVSNVALNASSYASNVAADSFSSAASAAATLVQQAQQQAQQQLQQQQQQQQTPLKPSATLSAEQSQYFNSLTSQGASPTTAAAAVAAAAAAAAAAAAQQQQQPSLAFQSSGGTASTQYPSTYANVFASAPGSSVGGTPTGGNSSDQSQQAPLRRARVKLPPPSKIPSTAVEMPGDNALNNIGYLDVQFGAMDFGNDDSFDALPEKFNAGVSIDGQQQQQQDDYQTKSQQQQAALTAGLQSAQILQGDALSAAGYAARSSAQQQAGNALDQLTKNDPYGQAGSGNNGASSYQNAYQSSAANKANSAYQTSASVQGFNSSSYANVQSSVANSYQPSSYASYQPNAVNSYQQQQAAAAGAQNATGSVAGSGAATQNIPISGSGGQNSSSANASSAYLTSGYSTPQSAYQSSQSVYGSTGLSNSSGFAGSASNSSSQYGNFSASAKLKDAANAGAATHYDSVSTSSGVSSSSASTGNGPAGAVSGVSGANQAVVSNTNNNVSGSSSASSVAAGGGINNSSSNNSSNVVSVSSQVQGSSIAGQGYYDLNYTPSIGTGRDNLGSVAFDARFARTDNNSSPVSNVSSTMSQQAGSSAPMLNVPYAYFYGGNVMPGGFQYGTPAIYPQQIPTANTASGGQFPKPSYSAGYGSTSYDTLSQATQDYSKGGYSTSVNQQSKTQTVSNQPQAGTGSDLTSSMYGKGHVALNKVNSYEKQSFHSSTPPPFNMANTQTPGGTSGQQYGMYLPMPAAGHHNMIHQPIHQMDGRIHSSSRRDSNSAGQRQQSSSQSKSAGKQSYPASYWTGQN